Proteins found in one Planococcus citri chromosome 2, ihPlaCitr1.1, whole genome shotgun sequence genomic segment:
- the LOC135837742 gene encoding FMRFamide peptide receptor frpr-18-like: MESPEPYCGATLLNIGKYYKDHVLAYISLPTCVIGVILNSFNITVFTRKTILSPPNLIFAHLSFLDFLVLLARIPYVWLVNVRPLSGFDIHQSYGWTVFYICCNTFIVTVQFTSIFLTTMLAAWRYIAVVHPLKERSWCSMKKTRNVVIAGYVVCTLLYVIPQYLTLRIETTEGTPETYSLAAIQEGGLIKHSTVDIIHAVIIRLLPSVVLAGFTIRLVISLLKRETHQEQSTTEFGSVQNTARNVKMKQDANRSTTILLVVVLLFFIAEFPRGILNLLRVGFEHDEKSEEIHGRCYAALVQIFTTLTDINLSITFIVYSTLSKQFWATFKLLSRCAYKIISRIISRVTCKGKRKGSGSSSSSEANVDTETKTDEV, translated from the exons ATGGAATCTCCAGAGCCATACTGCGGTGCAACATTACTCAACATCGGTAAATACTACAAGGATCACGTGCTCGCTTACATAAGCTTACCAACATGCGTCATAGGGGTGATTCTCAACTCATTCAATATCACCGTATTCACCAGGAAAACCATTCTTTCACCCCCGAACCTGATCTTCGCTCATTTATCCTTTCTGGATTTCCTAGTGCTGCTGGCTCGTATCCCGTACGTTTGGCTGGTCAATGTTCGACCTCTCAGTGGTTTCGATATCCATCAGTCTTACGGCTGGACTGTGTTTTACATATGCTGCAATACTTTCATAGTAACGGTTCAGTTCACATCCATATTCCTCACAACGATGCTGGCTGCGTGGAGGTACATAGCGGTAGTGCATCCGCTCAAGGAACGTTCTTGGTGCAGTATGAAGAAGACACGTAATGTGGTGATTGCTGGTTACGTAGTCTGCACTCTTTTGTATGTGATACCTCAATATTTGACGCTGAGAATTGAAACGACTGAGGGAACACCGGAAACCTATAGCTTAGCTGCTATACAGGAAGGAGGACTGATTAAACACTCGACGGTAGACATCATTCACGCGGTTATCATTCGGTTATTGCCATCAGTTGTGTTGGCAGGGTTTACTATCAG ACTCGTCATTTCGTTATTAAAAAGAGAAACACATCAGGAACAATCAACCACTGAATTTGGAAGCGTTCAAAATACCGCCAGAAACGTGAAAATGAAACAAGACGCCAACCGATCAACGACCATATTATTGGTAGTAGTGCTGTTATTCTTCATAGCCGAGTTTCCCAGAGGAATACTGAATTTACTGCGAGTGGGTTTCGAGCACGATGAAAAATCCGAAGAAATTCACGGTCGATGTTACGCTGCACTGGTACAGATATTCACCACATTGACTGATATCAACTTATCCATCACGTTTATAGTGTACTCCACGTTGAGTAAGCAATTCTGGGCCACGTTTAAACTCTTGTCTCGTTGCGCTTATAAAATTATTAGTCGTATTATTTCTCGTGTTACTTGTAAAGGTAAACGTAAAGGTAGtggtagtagtagtagtagtgaAGCAAATGTTGATACAGAGACAAAAACTGATGAAGtttag